In Fibrobacter sp. UWEL, the following are encoded in one genomic region:
- a CDS encoding toxin-antitoxin system YwqK family antitoxin: protein MKKLLIAGCFALAAWCQAESLIPEGDSWRESGVKEGIWETYYDNGAIENKGVYSDNKMNGLFESFYKNGKQQSKGVFDNGRKQGLFEFFYENGNVQSKVTYSSDSREGLYEEYFQNGKLKKKGAYKDDREEGIWESYYDNGQLESKGSFQNGRMEGAYEAYYSTGKLKEKCTYKNGKREGAYESYYSTGKVRSKGSYAPNKSLGFFGL from the coding sequence ATGAAAAAATTGCTTATTGCTGGATGCTTCGCTCTTGCTGCGTGGTGTCAGGCAGAATCCCTCATTCCCGAAGGCGATTCCTGGCGCGAGTCCGGAGTCAAGGAAGGAATCTGGGAAACTTACTATGACAACGGCGCTATCGAAAATAAGGGCGTCTATTCCGACAACAAGATGAACGGTCTGTTCGAATCCTTCTACAAGAATGGAAAGCAGCAGAGTAAGGGCGTCTTTGACAATGGCCGCAAGCAGGGCCTGTTTGAATTTTTCTATGAAAATGGAAATGTACAGTCCAAGGTCACCTACAGTAGCGATTCTCGCGAGGGGCTGTACGAAGAATATTTCCAGAATGGCAAGCTGAAAAAGAAGGGCGCCTACAAGGACGACCGTGAAGAAGGTATCTGGGAGAGTTATTACGACAATGGCCAGCTGGAAAGCAAGGGCAGTTTCCAGAATGGTCGTATGGAAGGCGCCTACGAAGCTTATTACAGCACCGGCAAGCTGAAGGAAAAATGCACCTACAAGAACGGCAAGCGTGAAGGTGCCTACGAATCCTACTACAGCACTGGCAAGGTTCGTTCCAAGGGCTCTTACGCCCCTAACAAATCTCTTGGATTCTTTGGACTGTAG
- a CDS encoding DUF4954 family protein has protein sequence MQRLLKLKKVLKNSVLAASVENFKAIKAATSKYRALTAEEIQVLEKNGNRSESWSRVFVEQDFDANRIHRSTFAGEVYLPRFFGTLLLPGDVSYPTGIYESLVHNSIVENALIYRVSMLSNELIRCGAVVHNVGSLVSSGKINYMIGTSMNVGNEMGGRSILVFPELTTELVDLQLFHKADAEVGNAFAEQLKIYRDEMALPFGIVGKGAVVSNTNIIRNSWIGAHARIEGASKIRNSVVMSSLEESTHVYDSVILENSNVQMGVKIHTGAEVQGSVLMTRTKVCCKAIVKSSVIAPCCHIEEGEVNSSYMGPMTQMHHHSLLIAALWPEGCGNLGYGANVGSNHTGRMPDQEVMPGQAMFFGLGVNIKFPANYRESPFTLIATGVTTMPQRLKFPFSLVRPGDPQLNGVPARLNEIVPGWNYACNAYALDRNAYKYSVRGKGVVPATFFNIFNPETVRCVYDAYCRLQVATIRDVYTKEHIDGLGENFLRERVRQQALHTYSEYLERYVLESIITMVVNDVNLLAQPVKELRRLITTELNKDVVRVVPLSDSFEDLVKRYRQLEKDWFERVSHGLDKDNDRGRKIFDDYDDAHPIDKGFTEWEKARVEEKFRKLTSVAKGAKPESV, from the coding sequence ATGCAAAGACTGCTGAAGTTGAAAAAAGTATTGAAGAATAGTGTTTTGGCTGCCTCCGTGGAAAATTTCAAGGCAATCAAGGCGGCGACCTCCAAGTATCGTGCTCTGACGGCCGAAGAAATCCAGGTTCTTGAAAAGAATGGGAACCGTTCGGAATCATGGTCCAGAGTTTTTGTGGAACAGGATTTTGATGCTAATCGAATTCATCGCTCCACTTTCGCAGGTGAAGTTTACCTGCCCCGATTCTTCGGTACTTTGCTTCTGCCCGGTGACGTGTCTTATCCCACCGGCATCTATGAAAGTCTTGTTCACAACAGCATTGTGGAAAACGCTCTTATCTATCGTGTATCCATGCTGTCCAACGAACTGATTCGCTGTGGCGCTGTGGTGCATAACGTAGGTTCCCTGGTGAGCTCCGGCAAGATCAACTACATGATTGGCACCTCCATGAACGTGGGTAACGAGATGGGCGGTCGTTCCATCCTGGTGTTCCCGGAATTGACTACGGAGTTGGTGGACCTCCAGCTTTTCCATAAGGCTGATGCTGAAGTGGGGAATGCTTTTGCAGAACAGCTGAAAATTTATCGCGATGAAATGGCCTTGCCCTTCGGTATTGTGGGGAAGGGTGCGGTAGTATCCAACACCAACATCATTCGTAACAGCTGGATTGGCGCCCATGCCCGTATTGAGGGGGCCTCCAAGATTCGTAACTCTGTGGTCATGAGCTCTCTGGAAGAATCCACCCATGTCTACGATTCCGTGATTCTTGAAAATTCCAATGTGCAGATGGGCGTGAAGATTCACACCGGCGCAGAAGTTCAGGGCTCTGTCCTCATGACCCGCACCAAGGTTTGCTGCAAGGCTATTGTGAAGTCTTCTGTTATTGCACCCTGCTGTCATATTGAAGAAGGTGAAGTGAACAGTTCCTATATGGGACCTATGACCCAGATGCATCATCACTCTCTGCTCATTGCAGCCCTGTGGCCCGAAGGATGCGGCAACCTGGGTTATGGCGCCAACGTGGGTAGTAACCACACGGGACGTATGCCGGACCAGGAAGTGATGCCGGGACAGGCCATGTTCTTTGGCCTGGGCGTAAACATCAAGTTCCCTGCCAACTACCGCGAGTCTCCCTTCACCTTGATAGCAACTGGTGTTACCACCATGCCCCAGCGTTTGAAGTTCCCCTTCTCTCTGGTGCGCCCCGGTGACCCGCAGCTCAATGGCGTTCCTGCTCGACTGAACGAAATTGTACCGGGGTGGAATTACGCCTGCAATGCTTACGCTCTGGATCGCAACGCCTACAAGTATTCTGTCCGCGGTAAGGGCGTGGTGCCTGCTACGTTCTTCAACATCTTCAATCCTGAAACCGTGCGTTGTGTTTACGATGCCTACTGCCGCCTGCAGGTGGCAACCATTCGTGACGTGTATACCAAGGAACACATTGACGGCCTGGGCGAAAACTTCTTGCGTGAACGCGTCCGTCAGCAAGCGCTCCACACGTACTCCGAATATCTGGAACGCTACGTGCTGGAAAGTATTATCACCATGGTGGTAAACGACGTGAACTTGCTTGCCCAGCCTGTGAAGGAACTGCGCCGCTTGATTACTACTGAACTGAATAAGGATGTGGTTCGCGTGGTGCCGCTGTCCGATAGTTTTGAGGATCTGGTCAAGCGTTACCGCCAGCTGGAAAAGGACTGGTTCGAACGTGTGTCCCACGGTCTGGACAAGGACAACGATCGCGGTCGCAAGATCTTTGACGACTACGATGACGCTCATCCTATTGACAAGGGCTTTACCGAATGGGAGAAGGCCCGTGTGGAAGAAAAGTTCCGTAAGCTTACTTCCGTAGCGAAGGGCGCTAAACCTGAAAGCGTCTGA
- a CDS encoding M48 family metalloprotease — protein sequence MVEVLGRIVLEVRECRLTQQGGGFWMVLRIIPLVNDLVPLPENRREPVVGNFVKLHEEGHQKLHHATLRNTLKVLLLLLALGWIVFVTFQFACPLWEAFLWLHVVAIPGRMLFHGFCWNQEYEADTYAFRQLEKKIAKNALRELTACEIPHTKLFALIYREHPTAALRQKKLHLK from the coding sequence TTGGTTGAAGTTCTGGGACGTATCGTCCTGGAAGTGAGAGAGTGCCGCCTGACACAGCAGGGTGGTGGTTTCTGGATGGTCCTGCGAATCATCCCGCTGGTAAACGATTTGGTCCCGCTGCCGGAAAACCGCAGGGAGCCCGTGGTAGGCAACTTCGTGAAACTTCACGAAGAAGGCCACCAGAAGCTCCATCACGCCACTTTACGCAATACCCTCAAGGTGTTGCTGCTCCTTCTGGCTTTAGGCTGGATTGTATTCGTCACCTTCCAGTTTGCCTGCCCCCTCTGGGAAGCCTTCCTGTGGCTGCATGTGGTGGCCATTCCCGGCAGGATGTTATTCCATGGCTTCTGCTGGAATCAGGAATACGAAGCGGATACCTACGCTTTCCGCCAGCTGGAAAAGAAAATCGCGAAGAATGCCCTGCGGGAACTGACTGCTTGCGAAATCCCCCACACAAAGCTTTTCGCTTTAATCTACCGCGAACATCCCACCGCCGCCCTCCGCCAGAAGAAACTGCATCTCAAGTAA
- a CDS encoding chromate transporter, whose product MFLTFFKIGLFTIGGGYAMIPLIEAEIIEKKKWVGKEEFLDLMAVAQSCPGVFAINISIFIGYRLRKVRGAVLCCMGTALPSFIIILLIALFFHQFKDNEIVAAAFRGIRPAVVALIAVPTFNLAKKAKLNRYTFWVPIVSALLIWLLGVSPVLIIIAAGVVGYLVGRRGTRKAHEVAKIMDEQRKAEESVEEEK is encoded by the coding sequence ATGTTCCTGACCTTCTTTAAGATCGGGCTATTCACTATTGGTGGTGGATACGCCATGATTCCGCTGATCGAGGCGGAAATCATCGAGAAGAAGAAGTGGGTAGGGAAGGAAGAATTCCTGGACCTGATGGCCGTCGCCCAGAGTTGTCCCGGCGTGTTTGCCATTAACATTTCCATCTTTATCGGTTATCGTCTGCGAAAAGTGAGGGGCGCTGTTTTGTGCTGTATGGGGACGGCGCTGCCCTCCTTCATTATCATTTTGCTGATCGCATTGTTCTTCCATCAGTTTAAGGATAACGAGATTGTGGCAGCAGCATTCCGAGGCATTCGCCCTGCTGTTGTTGCCCTCATTGCGGTACCTACTTTCAACCTGGCGAAAAAGGCAAAACTGAATCGTTATACCTTCTGGGTTCCCATCGTAAGCGCCTTGCTCATTTGGCTGTTGGGTGTTTCTCCCGTCCTCATTATCATTGCCGCGGGTGTTGTGGGGTATCTGGTTGGTCGCCGCGGTACTCGCAAGGCCCATGAAGTGGCCAAGATCATGGATGAACAACGTAAGGCTGAAGAAAGCGTGGAGGAAGAAAAATGA
- a CDS encoding glycosyltransferase translates to MVQKVLVIGSVYPRFHEDAEVPWLRASIAHLKKAGIDVQVLAPTYKGLKSHVIDGVPVNRFRYAPASLEMLTHEEGAPSKMASKPWLQLLAIPYIINGFFQCIRLCRKWKPDVIHAHWPFPHAYIALGAAKLFRIPLVLNFHGAELLLIRKKKWVRPLLKFAIGQAQGIFANSSFTAGKIKALRDVNVEWSPYGTTLGSDASICHPERSAAESKACPELVEGDLASRMHPVNGKFKILFVGRHIERKGICYLIEAAKYLPVDKFEIRIVGVGDLTEDLKKQAREVMASDEFENPCHPERSEAESRELGPCEIIFTGKLSPEELEAEYRNANVFTLPAIVDHKGDTEGLGVVLIEAMELNLPIVASNVGGIPDVVVDGQSGILVPEKDPKALADAFKRLADDPALVESLLAGSRKRIAECFTWDGIIERQIAVYNKVCKK, encoded by the coding sequence ATGGTCCAAAAAGTTCTGGTCATTGGATCGGTATATCCCCGCTTCCATGAGGATGCGGAAGTACCTTGGCTGCGCGCCTCCATCGCCCACCTGAAGAAAGCGGGCATTGATGTACAGGTTTTAGCCCCCACCTACAAGGGCTTAAAGAGCCACGTTATTGACGGCGTCCCCGTGAACCGTTTCCGCTATGCACCAGCAAGCTTGGAAATGCTCACTCACGAAGAAGGCGCCCCCAGCAAGATGGCCTCGAAGCCTTGGCTGCAGCTCCTGGCAATTCCCTACATCATCAACGGATTTTTCCAGTGCATCCGACTGTGCCGCAAGTGGAAGCCGGACGTCATTCACGCCCACTGGCCCTTCCCTCATGCATACATCGCATTAGGCGCCGCAAAACTTTTCCGAATTCCTCTGGTGCTGAATTTCCACGGAGCGGAACTGCTCCTGATTCGAAAGAAGAAATGGGTACGTCCCTTATTGAAATTCGCCATAGGTCAAGCGCAAGGGATTTTTGCGAACAGCAGTTTTACCGCAGGTAAGATCAAGGCCCTTCGCGACGTGAACGTAGAGTGGAGCCCCTATGGAACTACCCTAGGCAGTGATGCATCCATATGTCATCCTGAGCGTAGCGCAGCGGAGTCGAAAGCTTGTCCTGAGCTTGTCGAAGGAGATCTAGCATCGCGAATGCATCCGGTGAATGGCAAGTTCAAGATCCTCTTTGTAGGCCGTCACATCGAACGTAAGGGCATCTGCTATCTCATTGAAGCAGCCAAGTACCTGCCTGTCGATAAATTCGAGATCCGCATCGTTGGCGTGGGCGACCTGACGGAAGACCTGAAGAAACAGGCCCGCGAAGTCATGGCCTCCGACGAATTCGAAAATCCATGTCATCCCGAGCGGAGCGAAGCGGAGTCGAGGGAACTGGGTCCCTGCGAAATCATCTTTACGGGAAAGCTTTCTCCGGAAGAACTGGAAGCGGAATACAGGAACGCCAACGTCTTTACGCTGCCCGCCATTGTGGACCATAAGGGAGACACGGAAGGCTTGGGCGTTGTGCTCATTGAGGCTATGGAACTGAACCTCCCCATCGTGGCAAGTAACGTGGGCGGCATTCCCGACGTGGTCGTAGATGGTCAGTCCGGCATCCTGGTTCCCGAGAAGGATCCTAAGGCTTTAGCAGATGCATTCAAGCGTCTAGCTGATGACCCCGCCCTGGTGGAAAGCCTGCTGGCAGGTTCCCGCAAGAGAATTGCAGAATGCTTTACCTGGGACGGAATCATTGAACGTCAGATTGCAGTTTACAACAAAGTCTGCAAAAAATAA
- a CDS encoding cellulase family glycosylhydrolase, whose product MKHIIGSLTLATCMSAYAASVVGPVSQYGQLITGKNSSGKGQIYGSCEGVKDGKEVQVRGMSLYWSLIPEAVEYWSAAGVSTMVKDMKIQIVRAAMATGDEYWNSSWEGHKLQGYQNDPDFQKNLMNTVVQAAIDNDIYVIIDWHSHVAHTQTASAKQFFGEMAQKWGKYDNVIFEVFNEPQDISWDLIKNYANEIVAEIRKYSDNLILVGNRKWDQNPSDAIGSEVTGSNVAYTMHYYANSHCYEGSHSTFADHNGQTWDEDCEGTKTVKAMNAGLSVFVSEWGTGNSDGKGTPGSNNAGWQTFLNTHKLSWANWSASHFDEGTAAFANGSNKNALQYTASGSLVKGYLASNPTSYTKCSTTPSVNPGNDTKSSSSVQQPASSSSVNPVSSSSAATVSSSSQQQASSSNSVQPASSNSQQNGSCDGQCYDKFTGKCVAYYNGIQASDGSSYAYDNTCKLTIHYDAGNGFFDGPGITPSSSSAVPGNTPESSSATLALKDVASANFNVSVHGKMLQISGATANVDVFDMQGRPMMSLRNISGTASLEALSNGKYIVRIKAGSKSMVKHIALK is encoded by the coding sequence ATGAAACACATTATTGGTTCGCTTACTTTGGCGACGTGCATGAGCGCATACGCTGCAAGCGTTGTTGGTCCCGTTAGTCAATACGGCCAGCTGATTACCGGCAAGAATTCCAGCGGCAAGGGCCAGATCTACGGCTCCTGCGAAGGTGTCAAGGACGGCAAGGAAGTTCAGGTCCGCGGCATGAGCCTATACTGGAGCCTGATTCCCGAAGCAGTTGAATACTGGAGCGCCGCAGGCGTTTCCACCATGGTGAAGGATATGAAGATCCAGATTGTCCGCGCAGCCATGGCAACGGGCGATGAATACTGGAATTCCTCCTGGGAAGGCCACAAACTGCAGGGCTACCAGAACGATCCCGATTTCCAGAAGAACTTGATGAATACTGTGGTGCAGGCCGCCATCGACAACGACATCTACGTGATTATCGACTGGCATTCCCATGTGGCACACACCCAGACTGCAAGCGCAAAGCAGTTCTTTGGTGAAATGGCCCAGAAGTGGGGCAAGTACGACAACGTGATTTTCGAAGTGTTCAACGAACCGCAGGATATTTCCTGGGACTTGATCAAGAACTATGCCAACGAAATCGTGGCCGAAATTCGCAAGTACTCCGACAATCTGATTCTGGTGGGAAACCGCAAGTGGGACCAGAATCCTAGCGACGCCATCGGCAGCGAAGTCACTGGCAGTAACGTTGCCTACACCATGCATTATTACGCAAATTCCCATTGCTACGAAGGCAGTCACAGCACCTTCGCCGACCACAACGGACAAACCTGGGATGAAGATTGCGAAGGCACCAAGACCGTCAAGGCCATGAACGCAGGTCTCTCCGTTTTCGTATCTGAATGGGGTACCGGCAATTCCGACGGTAAGGGAACTCCCGGTTCCAACAACGCGGGCTGGCAAACCTTCCTGAACACCCATAAGCTTTCCTGGGCAAACTGGAGCGCAAGCCACTTCGACGAAGGCACCGCAGCATTCGCTAACGGCTCTAACAAGAATGCTCTACAATATACCGCATCGGGCTCTCTAGTCAAGGGTTACTTGGCAAGCAATCCCACCAGCTACACCAAGTGCTCTACTACACCTTCTGTTAATCCGGGCAATGACACCAAGTCCTCTAGCTCTGTTCAGCAGCCCGCTTCTAGTAGCTCCGTGAACCCGGTTTCCTCCAGCAGCGCTGCGACAGTCTCTTCCAGCAGCCAGCAGCAAGCAAGCTCCAGCAATTCCGTGCAACCCGCCTCTTCCAATAGCCAGCAGAATGGATCTTGCGATGGTCAGTGCTACGACAAGTTTACTGGCAAGTGCGTTGCCTACTACAACGGGATCCAAGCTTCCGATGGCAGCAGCTATGCCTACGACAACACTTGCAAGCTGACCATCCACTATGACGCAGGTAACGGATTCTTCGATGGTCCGGGAATTACTCCCAGCTCCAGCTCTGCCGTTCCGGGCAACACTCCGGAATCCAGCAGCGCAACGCTCGCCTTGAAGGATGTTGCAAGTGCAAACTTCAACGTCAGTGTTCACGGCAAGATGCTGCAGATCTCAGGCGCCACCGCCAACGTGGATGTCTTTGACATGCAGGGTCGTCCCATGATGAGCCTCCGCAACATTAGCGGTACCGCATCTCTTGAAGCACTTTCCAATGGCAAGTACATCGTTCGAATCAAGGCAGGCTCCAAGAGCATGGTAAAGCACATCGCCTTGAAGTAA
- a CDS encoding chromate transporter encodes MIFFQLFVTFFKIGLFGFGGGYGMLSLIQQDVVVKHPWMSSADFTDIVAISQMTPGPIGINSATYAGYTALQNTGADPLTCILGSAVATFSLVLPSLILMLLISRFFMKYADHPKVRAVFDGLRPAVVGLLLAATLVLMNAENFGNPFVELFGRPMGGDPAQTKQFLVGLVLFVVTFALTKGIAVGNRKIKIGPIKMIVFAAVIGALFL; translated from the coding sequence ATGATCTTTTTCCAGCTATTCGTTACGTTCTTTAAGATTGGGCTGTTCGGCTTTGGGGGCGGCTACGGCATGCTTTCCCTGATTCAGCAGGATGTGGTTGTAAAGCATCCCTGGATGAGTTCTGCAGACTTCACGGACATTGTGGCTATTAGCCAGATGACCCCCGGTCCCATCGGAATCAATTCCGCCACTTACGCCGGCTACACGGCTTTACAGAATACTGGCGCGGATCCGCTCACTTGCATCTTGGGAAGTGCGGTGGCCACCTTCTCTCTGGTGTTGCCCTCCCTCATTTTAATGCTTCTCATTAGCCGCTTCTTTATGAAGTACGCCGATCATCCTAAGGTACGCGCCGTGTTCGATGGCTTGCGCCCCGCGGTAGTGGGCCTGTTGCTTGCCGCAACCCTCGTGCTGATGAATGCGGAAAATTTCGGCAATCCCTTTGTGGAATTGTTTGGCCGCCCCATGGGTGGCGATCCTGCGCAGACGAAGCAGTTCCTTGTGGGGCTGGTGTTGTTCGTCGTGACTTTTGCCCTGACGAAGGGTATTGCGGTTGGAAATCGCAAAATAAAAATCGGCCCCATCAAGATGATTGTCTTTGCCGCAGTTATCGGCGCCCTTTTCCTATAG
- a CDS encoding Na+/H+ antiporter NhaC family protein — MNKESISLDNLENIKGNPKALLPIAVFLVLYLGMGITFEYVLKVPMGFYNIPIVAAFLVAIFVACIQNRKLNFDKKMNVMAGALGDRNIFLMILIFLCAGIFAGILGRSSASAAAYLLLDFIPSQFAVVVLFVVAAFVSTAMGTSVGTIAVVSPIAIEVAGAAGFGIPFCVASVIGGAMFGDNLSFISDTTIAATSTQGCAMKDKFKVNFWIALPAALAAIVIITAISFATDAHAVVTGDYNLIQLVPYVLVLALALAGINVFAVLLVGIVAAAVIMVGSGNLNFVGLLGNIGNGISGMYETIMVAVLVSALCGLIRIHGGFAALLDFIHKVFKGHKSGQLGVGLLVSAMDIATANNTVAIVMAAPIAKQMSDEYRISPQKTASLLDIFGCIVQGLLPYGAQMLVALSAVATAAAAQAAAGVTVQNISAFDIIPYMFYPFLLLISVLGFIAISPKRKKK; from the coding sequence ATGAACAAAGAAAGTATCTCTCTCGACAATCTTGAAAATATCAAGGGTAACCCCAAGGCCCTTTTACCAATCGCAGTATTCCTGGTCCTTTATCTGGGCATGGGTATCACTTTTGAATATGTTCTAAAAGTGCCCATGGGATTCTACAACATCCCCATTGTGGCGGCTTTCTTGGTGGCCATCTTTGTGGCGTGCATCCAGAACCGCAAACTGAATTTCGACAAGAAGATGAACGTGATGGCAGGCGCCCTGGGCGATCGCAACATCTTCCTCATGATTTTGATTTTCCTGTGCGCCGGTATTTTCGCAGGCATCCTGGGGCGCTCTAGCGCAAGTGCCGCTGCTTACCTGCTTCTGGACTTTATCCCGTCGCAGTTTGCAGTGGTAGTCTTGTTCGTGGTGGCAGCCTTCGTTTCTACCGCCATGGGAACTTCCGTAGGCACTATCGCAGTGGTCTCCCCCATTGCTATTGAAGTGGCGGGTGCTGCAGGCTTCGGCATTCCCTTCTGCGTAGCTTCCGTCATTGGCGGCGCCATGTTCGGCGACAATCTTTCCTTTATTTCTGACACCACCATCGCGGCAACATCCACACAGGGCTGCGCCATGAAGGACAAATTCAAGGTGAACTTCTGGATCGCACTGCCTGCGGCCCTGGCAGCCATTGTGATCATCACCGCCATCTCTTTCGCGACGGACGCCCACGCGGTCGTTACCGGTGACTACAACTTGATCCAGCTGGTACCCTACGTTTTGGTTCTTGCATTGGCTCTGGCCGGCATCAATGTTTTTGCAGTTTTGCTGGTGGGCATCGTTGCCGCAGCCGTCATTATGGTGGGCAGCGGAAACCTGAATTTCGTGGGCCTGCTGGGAAACATCGGCAACGGTATTTCCGGCATGTACGAAACCATCATGGTAGCAGTTCTCGTAAGCGCCCTTTGCGGACTCATCCGAATTCACGGAGGCTTTGCCGCATTGCTGGATTTTATCCATAAGGTTTTCAAGGGCCATAAGAGCGGCCAGTTGGGCGTAGGCCTTCTGGTAAGCGCCATGGATATCGCCACCGCAAACAACACCGTAGCCATCGTTATGGCGGCTCCCATCGCCAAGCAGATGAGTGACGAGTACAGAATCTCTCCCCAAAAGACCGCTTCGCTCCTGGACATCTTCGGATGCATCGTGCAGGGCCTGCTCCCTTATGGCGCCCAAATGCTAGTGGCCCTCTCCGCAGTAGCTACCGCTGCAGCCGCTCAGGCCGCCGCCGGCGTCACCGTGCAAAACATCAGCGCCTTCGACATCATCCCCTACATGTTCTACCCATTCTTGCTCTTGATCAGCGTGCTGGGATTCATCGCCATTTCACCCAAGAGGAAGAAGAAGTAA
- a CDS encoding alpha/beta hydrolase: MHHLIVPGLNNSGPTHWQSFWAKSLEDASRVVQRNWDAPQKSEWIETLDEAVSKLESDTIFISHSLGVVTTVLWLTEIFGRTGAAANPKAHFIKGAFLVSPSDADNIEIINNFAPMPLKKLPVPAWVIASEDDPFVTMERSKFFANAWGAHIESVGCLGHINAKSNLGEWEQGRKLLAEFEKTLL, encoded by the coding sequence ATGCATCATCTGATTGTCCCTGGTTTAAATAATTCCGGTCCCACCCATTGGCAAAGTTTCTGGGCAAAGAGCCTAGAAGATGCAAGCCGTGTTGTCCAGCGCAATTGGGATGCCCCTCAGAAATCTGAATGGATTGAAACTTTGGACGAGGCTGTTTCCAAGCTGGAATCCGACACCATTTTTATTTCCCACAGTCTGGGCGTGGTGACCACCGTTCTCTGGCTCACAGAAATTTTTGGACGCACAGGTGCCGCTGCAAATCCCAAGGCTCATTTCATCAAGGGCGCCTTCCTGGTTTCGCCCAGCGATGCGGACAATATCGAGATTATCAACAATTTCGCTCCCATGCCCTTGAAAAAGTTGCCTGTCCCCGCTTGGGTGATCGCTAGCGAGGACGATCCTTTTGTGACCATGGAGCGTTCCAAGTTCTTTGCCAACGCCTGGGGCGCACACATCGAAAGCGTAGGCTGCCTGGGCCACATTAACGCCAAGTCAAATCTAGGCGAATGGGAGCAAGGCCGCAAGCTCCTGGCTGAATTCGAAAAGACTCTTCTTTAA
- a CDS encoding toxin-antitoxin system YwqK family antitoxin: MKKILLPLVHLSLAGLFLVACAGPQKSTPGIKNNDVPKIPTMDAKVAPVDTAAVDTIGVDMEPIADTISSIFIKSNDVSRAHKYVDEGTREGVWETYYSNGKVAAKANYVEGILEGIFEVFYPNGNPKEKLAYIHGLREGVSEAYYENGKIKSKGSCKHNKLYGNWETYYENGKLESHVVFDEGFPNGQYEEFYPNGQLKLQGNYVQGKRVGLWNEYHENGKLKKKMTYRQ, translated from the coding sequence ATGAAGAAAATTTTATTACCTCTCGTACACTTGTCTCTTGCTGGGTTGTTCCTTGTGGCCTGCGCTGGCCCCCAGAAGTCTACCCCGGGCATTAAGAATAATGATGTACCCAAGATTCCCACTATGGATGCAAAGGTCGCTCCTGTAGACACTGCCGCTGTGGATACCATCGGCGTAGACATGGAACCTATTGCGGATACTATTTCTTCCATTTTCATCAAGAGTAATGACGTTAGCCGCGCTCACAAGTATGTGGATGAGGGCACCCGCGAAGGCGTGTGGGAAACTTACTACTCCAACGGCAAGGTGGCTGCCAAGGCCAATTACGTGGAAGGTATTCTGGAGGGCATTTTCGAGGTGTTCTATCCCAACGGAAATCCCAAGGAAAAGCTGGCCTACATTCACGGCCTTCGTGAAGGTGTATCCGAAGCCTATTACGAAAATGGCAAGATCAAGTCCAAGGGTTCCTGCAAACACAACAAGCTTTACGGCAACTGGGAAACCTACTATGAAAACGGCAAGCTGGAAAGCCATGTGGTTTTCGATGAAGGTTTTCCTAACGGACAGTACGAGGAATTTTATCCCAATGGTCAGCTGAAGCTTCAGGGCAATTACGTCCAGGGCAAGCGAGTGGGCCTGTGGAACGAATACCACGAAAACGGTAAGCTGAAAAAGAAGATGACATACCGCCAGTAG